From the Prochlorococcus sp. MIT 1223 genome, the window AATTTGCGGCTTCCAGGAGAAACAATTAAAGCAATTGTCATAAGAATTTCATTTATAAGACTATCTATTTCTTTGGCGGCAGGCCTTCTTGCGGCTCATTGGTTGGCAGGACTCGGATGGAATGTTGCTGCTGTTTATAGCGCAATTGTTTTAGCAACAGGCCCTACCGTGGTGACTCCTCTTGTGAAGCAAATACGGCTTGAATCTCCGTTAAGCGATGTTCTTGAGGCTGAAGGACTTGTACTTGAACCAGTGGGTGCTGTTTTAGCATTGCTTTTATTGGAACTATTAGTTGGAGACCTTCATGGTTGGAAAGAGGTTGCCTTAGGGCTTTTTGCAAGATTAGGAGGTGGAGTCTCTATTGGTTTGCTTACTGGTTGGATATTGTCCGAGTGTTTAAGAAGATTGCCCCCTGATCCATCTTTAGGTATTCGATTGCAATTAACCCTTGGTTTTCTTTTTCTTTTATATGGGATATCTGAATGGCTTTTACCAGAATCAGGATTACCTGCATCAGTAGCTGCTGGATTTGTAGTAGGCCGTAGGCCATCAACTAATGCAAATGAATTAGATGAACTTATTAGGCAATTAGCTCAACTTGCAATAACCATGCTTTTCCCTTTGCTTGCAGCAGATGTCTCTTGGGGAGAATTAAGTCCTCTTGGATGGGGTGGTGTTATATGTGTCCTTACTCTGATGGTGATAGTTAGACCGTTGGCAGTTAGTCTTGCAACTATT encodes:
- a CDS encoding cation:proton antiporter, whose product is MTPERLGLLWGITVFAGAGARFLSLVTGLPGVVLLLLSGLLIGRSGLGLVEPLDLGEGLEIIVGLLVSLVLFDGGLNLRLPGETIKAIVIRISFIRLSISLAAGLLAAHWLAGLGWNVAAVYSAIVLATGPTVVTPLVKQIRLESPLSDVLEAEGLVLEPVGAVLALLLLELLVGDLHGWKEVALGLFARLGGGVSIGLLTGWILSECLRRLPPDPSLGIRLQLTLGFLFLLYGISEWLLPESGLPASVAAGFVVGRRPSTNANELDELIRQLAQLAITMLFPLLAADVSWGELSPLGWGGVICVLTLMVIVRPLAVSLATIGLPLDLKQKLFLGWLAPRGIVTAAVASLFSIRLEQAGVLGAGPLQGLVFLTILMTVGIQGLTAQPIANALGLLKKEKT